From Penaeus vannamei isolate JL-2024 chromosome 12, ASM4276789v1, whole genome shotgun sequence, the proteins below share one genomic window:
- the LOC113830435 gene encoding ADP-ribosylation factor-like protein 4A: MCITGTSFLIWDVGGQEKIRPLWRSYTRCTDGIVFVVDSVDIERLEEARCELHKTARLPENMQVPILVLANKQDLPGAKDPQEIERLLGIAELGNTHLWHIQPACAITGEGLDEALENLYEMIHKQRRLSKTSKKKPR; the protein is encoded by the exons ATGTGTATAACC GGCACGAGCTTCCTGATCTGGGACGTGGGCGGCCAGGAGAAGATCCGGCCGCTGTGGCGCTCGTACACGCGCTGCACCGACGGCATCGTCTTCGTCGTCGACTCGGTGGACATCGAGCGCCTGGAGGAGGCCCGCTGCGAGCTGCACAAGACCGCCAGGCTCCCCGAGAATATGCAG GTCCCCATCCTGGTGCTGGCCAATAAGCAGGATCTGCCGGGAGCCAAAGATCCACAGGAGATCGAGCGGCTTCTAGGTATCGCGGAGCTGGGCAATACCCATCTGTGGCATATACAG cctGCGTGCGCGATCACCGGCGAGGGTCTGGACGAAGCGCTGGAGAACCTGTACGAGATGATCCACAAGCAGAGGCGCCTCTCGAAGACCAGCAAGAAGAAGCCCAGATGA